Below is a window of Pseudoalteromonas undina DNA.
TTATTCATGGCGGATACCTCACAGAGCAAGCAACCACGGTAATTGATTTATCAGAGGACGATATTCAAATTTTACGTGTAGGCTGCGGTGATACGGCTCCATTTGAATAACAATGAAAAAGCCTGACACGGTTTCGTTAACACCTACAGATATGCCAGTGCAGCAAAAGCTGCCACTGGCATTTTTGCATGGGAAAGCCGTTGTTGAAAAGCCTGAAGATTTATATATTCCGCCTGATGCGCTTGAAGTTATTTTAGAAACCTTTGAAGGTCCGTTAGATCTGTTGCTTTATTTAATTAAAAAGCACAAGTTAGATGTTCTCGAATTATCTATATTTAGCATTACTGAGCAGTATGTAAAATATGTAGAAATGATGAGTGAGTTTCAGTTAGAACTCGCCGGCGAATATCTCGTAATGGCAGCATTGCTGGCGCAGATTAAGTCGCGGTTGTTACTGCCAGTGCATGAGGAATTAGAAGAAGAGGAAGATCCCCGCGCCGAACTTATAAAACGTCTACAAGAGTACGAACAATTTAAAAAAGCGGCCGAAAATATCGATTCTTTGCCCCGCGTTGGTCGCGATATATTTATCGCCAATGCAACTTTCCCAGAGTTAGAAGAAAAAAACCAACCCTTACCTGAACTGGCAATCAAAGATCTATTGTTAGCGCTAAGCGACGTAATGGCGCGTGCTAAAACATTTGAGCATCATTTAATTAGCGCAGAAACCCTGTCAACTCGTGAACGTATGAGTTTAATTTTACACACACTATCCCAAGCAAAAGCACCTGTTGCGTTTACCCAACTGTTTACCTTTGAAGAGGGCCGCAGTGGAGTAGTTGTTAGTTTTATTGCCATGTTAGAACTAATCAAAGAGGGCTTAATTGCTTGCTTACAAGTTG
It encodes the following:
- a CDS encoding segregation and condensation protein A, which encodes MKKPDTVSLTPTDMPVQQKLPLAFLHGKAVVEKPEDLYIPPDALEVILETFEGPLDLLLYLIKKHKLDVLELSIFSITEQYVKYVEMMSEFQLELAGEYLVMAALLAQIKSRLLLPVHEELEEEEDPRAELIKRLQEYEQFKKAAENIDSLPRVGRDIFIANATFPELEEKNQPLPELAIKDLLLALSDVMARAKTFEHHLISAETLSTRERMSLILHTLSQAKAPVAFTQLFTFEEGRSGVVVSFIAMLELIKEGLIACLQVESDSQIYVSLNEPAES